The nucleotide window GTCGGCTTCGAGGGGCGCGACGGGCGGTATCTGGCGATCACCGGGCGGCTGTGAGACGAGAGGGAGCGCCCACCTGGATGCTTGTGGCACCGGGGAGCCTGTGATAGCGGCTTGCGCCAGATCAGCCTCCCCCAAGCTCAGCCATCGGAGCCGCCGCCCATGACCCGCCCCGTCGTCATTGCCCCGTCCATGCTCGCCTCGGACTTCTCCGCCTTCGGAAGGGAAGTGCGCGACGTGGTGGAGGCCGGCGCCGACTGGATCCATCTCGACGTGATGGACGGGCATTTCGTGCCCAATATCAGCTTCGGCCCCGACGTCATCAAGGCGATGCGCCGGCACACGGACAAGGTGTTCGACACCCATCTGATGATCGCCCCCTGCGATGCCTATCTGGAGGCCTTCGCCAAGGCGGGCTCCGACATCATCACCGTGCATGCCGAGGCCGGCCCGCATCTCGACCGCTCGCTGCAGGCGATCCGCGCGCTCGGCAAGAAGGCCGGCGTCTCGCTGAACCCGGCAACGCCGGAAAGCGTCATCGAATACGTGCTCGACCGCCTCGACCTGGTGCTGGTGATGAGCGTCAATCCGGGCTTCGGCGGCCAGTCCTTCATCCCGGCGATGGTCGACAAGGTCGCCCGCATCAAGGCGATGATCGGCGACCGGCCGATCGACATCGAGGTCGACGGCGGCGTGACCGCGCAGACCGCGCCGCTGGTCGCCAAGGCCGGCGCCAACGTGCTGGTCGCCGGCTCGGCGGTGTTCAAGGGTGAGGGCGTTGCCGGCTACCGCGCCAATATCGAGGCGATCCGCAAGGCCGCCGACGCCGCCGCGGCTTGACCGGCTGCGCGGCGCGGCCGACAGTCGGCGTTTGAATCTGAAGTTCGCACAGAGCGTGCTGACAAGTGTGACGAACTTCAGGTTCGGGTGACCAGAACGGATGGACCTGCCACGTGCGACCGCTCGTCTTCGCCATTGCCTGGGCCGCCTTCATCGGCCTGACGGAGACCGCGCTCACCTTCTGGCGCGGCGAAGCCCTGACCGGCCGCTCGGCCGGGGTCGTCACCGTCTTCACGGTGAGCGCCTTCCTCGGCGCCTTCTGCGCCTGGGGCGCGGCGAACCTCCTCACCTTCCGCCGCCGCAAGGGACGGCTGCCGGCGCGCTTTGCCGCGATGATCCTGTCGCTGACGCTCGGCACCGCGGGCTTTTGCGCCGTGTTCTTCTTCCTGCAGCTGCGCTCCTATTATTCGGAGTGGCACACCAGCACGATCTCCATGGAGATGTTCTGGCAGTTCGCCTTCACCGGCGCCTCGACCAGCTACATCTTCGCCGTGATGGGCGCCCGCCCGCTGCTGCCTTTCGTCTTCCTGCCGATGCTCGCCTTCTCGTGGTACTTCGCGCGCATTGAGCCGCCGCGCCACGTCTGATAAGGAGCCGGCACACCCCGCCGCTGCCCGAGAAGGACACCCGCATGATCCCGCGCTATTCGCGGCCCGAAATGGTCGCAATCTGGTCTCCCGAGACGAAGTTCCGCATCTGGTTCGAGATCGAGGCGCATGCCTGCGACGCGCTCGCCGAGATCGGCGTGATCCCCAAGGAGGCCGCCCGCACGATCTGGGAGAAGGGCGGGGCCGCGACCTTCGACGTCGCCCGCATCGACGAGATCGAGCGCGAGACCAAGCACGACGTCATCGCCTTCCTGACGCATCTGGCCGAGATCGTCGGGCCCGACGCCCGCTTCGTGCACCAGGGCATGACCTCGTCCGACGTGCTGGACACCTGCTTCAACGTGCAGCTGACCCGCGCCGCCGACCTGCTGCTGGCCGATATCGACGCGCTGCTGGCCGCCCTCAAGCGCCGCGCCTTCGAGCACAAGGACACGGTCTGCATCGGCCGCTCGCACGGCATCCATGCCGAGCCGGTGACCTTCGGCCTGAAGATGGCCGAGGCCTATGCCGAGTTCGACCGCTGCCGCACGCGCCTGATCGCCGCCCGCGCTGAAGTGGCCACCTGCGCCATTTCCGGCGCCGTCGGCACCTTCGCCAATATCGATCCGCGCATCGAGGAACATGTCGCCGAGGCGATGGGCCTGGCCGTCGAGCCGGTCTCCACCCAGGTGATCCCGCGCGACCGGCACGCGATGTTCTTCGCGACGCTCGGCGTCATCGCCTCGTCCATCGAGCGCGTGGCGACCGAGATCCGCCACCTGCAGCGCACCGAGGTGCTGGAGGCGGAGGAGTATTTCTCGCCGGGCCAGAAGGGCTCCAGCGCCATGCCGCACAAGCGCAACCCGGTGCTGACCGAGAACCTGACGGGCCTTGCCCGCATGGTCCGCGCCTATGCGATGCCGGCGATGGAGAACGTCGCCCTGTGGCACGAGCGCGATATCTCGCACTCCTCCGTGGAACGGATGATCGGCCCGGACGCGACCGTGACGCTCGACTTCGCGCTGGCGCGCCTGACCAACGTCATCGACAAGCTGATGGTCTATCCCGAGCGCATGCTGGCCAACATGAACCGCCTCGGCGGCCTGGTGCACTCGCAGCGCATCCTGCTGGCGCTGACCCAGGCCGGCACCTCGCGCGAGGACGCCTATCGCCTGGTCCAGCGCAACGCCATGAAGGTCTGGGACAGCTACCAGAAGGACGGCAGCGCCGATGTCGACTTCCTGGAGGAGCTGCTGAACGACGCCGACGTGCGCGCCGCCCTGTCGGAGGAGGAGATCCGCTCGCGCTTCGACCTCGGCTACCACACCAAGGCCGTCGGCACGATCTTCGACCGGGTGTTCGGCAAGGCCTGACACCCGGCCTCAGGCTGCGGGCGGGGACCGGCGCCGGTATTGCCTTCCCGCCCGCTGCGGCCTAGATTCGGATTGAGGGCAGGCGTCAACCTGTCCTCAATCGGATCAAGGGCATACTGATCTTCGACATGGCGAAAACACCGGATCCTTTCAGCCTCGACGCGCTCGACGGCGTAGCCCGCCGCGCGAGCGAAACGGTGCGCCGGCACGCAGCCGACACCAAGGGCACCTTGCCGGTGCTGCGCGACGGCCGTGTCGTCGAGATCGACCCGTCCAGCGCTCCCCCTTCCGCCGCGAAGCGGGGCGGAGAGCGCGCTTCCGTGAAGAAGCTGAAGCTTCCGAATGTCGGGTGACCCGGCACCGCCGGTTCTGACCATCTTTGCCGGCCCCAACGGCTCAGGCAAGACAACTCTCCGGAACCAGTTCGTCGCCGACGGATACGATCTGGGAGACTATATCAACGCCGACGATATCCAGGCCAGTTGGCACACCCTCGCTCCCGAACTCTCCAGCCGCCGCGAACGCGAGATGTGGGCCTTTCACGAAGCCGAACGTCAACGCCGGGCCTGCCTGACCGGCGGGCGCGACTTTTCGTTCGAGACCGTCTTCTCCCACGAAAGCAAGCTCGACTTTATGCGGGACGCCAGGACGGCGGGGTATTTCATCCGCCTTCTGTTCGTGGCAACGGACAGTCCGCGCCTCAATGTCGCCCGTGTGGCGAAGAGGGTGAAAGACGGCGGGCACGACATCGAAACCGACAAGGTCGTGAACCGCTACCGACGGACCTTGACCCTGCTGCCGCAGGCAATGGAACTGGCCGACCACAGTGTCCTGTTCGACAATTCCCGCGCGACCATGCACGCGGTCGCCACGATAAAACTGGCCGAAGACAGGCTGACAAGCTTCGGCATCCAACACCCGCTGCCCAGCTGGGCGGAAACCGCACTCAGTCAATACAAGGCCAGACAAGCAAAGCCATGAAGATCGCCGAGACCGATATCCTGCTGCTGCCCGGCTACGGCGACACGCCGGCCGGCCACTGGATGCACCGCTGGTGCGAGAAGATGCCGACGGCGCGCATCATCGCCCAGCGCAACTGGTTCCAGCCCGTGCTGAAGGAGTGGATCGACGCCTTGAGGGAGGCGGTCGCCGCCGCCGAGCGCCCGGTGGTGCTGGTCGGCCATTCGCTCGGCTCGATCACCGCGGTGCACGCCGCGCACGGCCACGGGCTCGACACGGACAAGATCAAGGCCGCCTTCCTGGTGGCGCCGACGGACCTGAACCGCGCCGAGCCGAAGCCCGCCTTCGACGCCGCCCAGTTCCGCGCCGTGCCGAAGGGGCCCCTGCCCTTCCGCGCAAGGGTGGTGGCCAGCCGCACCGACCCCTATTGCGCCTATGAGGTGGCCGAGCAGATGGCGAGGGACTGGGGCGCGCATTTCCAGGATGCGGGCGATGCCGGCCACATCAACCTGGAAAGCGGCCACGGCCCCTGGCCGGAAGGCCTGATGTCCTTCGCCTATCTGATGAAGGACCTGTGAGGGGTCTCGCCGCTCGTCCCCCTGGTCTGAAGTTCGTCACAATACACGGCGTCGGGCATCAGGGTTTCTCCCGCCCCTCGCTTGGCAGGCGCGCCCGCCGTTGATATGCAACTTTCCCGGAACGACAGGTTCGGGGCGAGATCGACGCGAGCAAGGCTCGCCCGGGCTGCAGGACCTTCCCACACAGCAGCGGGATCCTCCGATGACCGTGTGCATTCTCACGTTTTTGGAAAAGACATTGCGATGAAAACCAGCAAGACCTTTTTGCGTGCCGCGCTTCTGATTTCGATTCCGATGGTCCTCGCCGGCTGCGGCCCGAGCAAGGAAGTGCTGCAGCAGGAGCGGGAGCTGTTCGCGCAGGCGCGCGACCGGCAGAGCAGCTGCGGCAACACCGAGAACGATTCACCGGCGGCACGTGCCATCGTGGAAAAGGACCGGCTGCGCGGGCTGACGCGCTACACGGAAGCCGATGCGCAGGAGATGATGACCGACCGCACCGATGTCTCCTACATGCCCGGCCACGGCACGCAGATCTCCTACACCTCCGCGGACGGCCGCGCCTGGCTCTGGTATCCGGGCAACCCCCGCATCCTGGAAGGGCGCTGGAAGCTGGACGACAGCAAGAACTTTCTGCAGGTCTGCTACGACTACGGCCCCGGCACCCGCAACCCGACGATGAAGGACGCGCCCTCCGGCTTCCAGTGCGGCAGCTTCCACAACCAGAACATCTTCACGCTCGACACCAAGCGCGGCGACGTGTTCGGTCTTGCCACCGCGAAGGTCCTGAAGCCGCTGCCGCGCGATGCGGCCAAGCCCTATTTCCCCGGCTGCGCGCCGGCGAAAAAGCCGCTGCTGAAGAACGGCAAGCCGCCGCTCGACAACCTGCAGAACGACCTCAAGAGCTATATCGGCCGCGCCTGACGCGCTGGCCGGGCCTTGCGACGCGCGCCGTTACGAGGTGCGCGGACGCGGCCCCATCGCCGCGACGAGGCGGCGGGCGACCAGCAGGGCCACCGGCACGGCCAGCAGCAGGCCGACGCCGGCGAAGACGGCCAGCAGCCACGGCTCGAAGGCGTTGATGCCGTAGAAGGTCATCGGCACCAGCGCGAAGACCCCGGCCATGGTCGGGCCGATGACGATGAAGAGGACGGCGGCAAGCTTCCACATGACAGGCACTCCCGATCAAGGGTCGGGGGCGTGCGTTTCCAAGGCGAACGCTGCCCCGTCACCGCCTGCCATCGTAATCTTCAATGGCCCGAAAATAATGCGACACCCGACCTCATAGGGGTTTGCCCATTGGGGGGATTGCCCATCAGGGGTTCCCCGCATGAAAACGCCGCCCGGCGGGGGGCCGGGCGGCGCTTTCGAAGAAATCCGGAAACGGAAGGGCGTCAGTCGAGTTCGGCGAGCCTGGCCCTGGCCGCGTCCAGCAGCATCGACATCTCGATGCCGTGGGAGATGAAGCGGAAGCCCATCCGGCGCGCCGACTTCGCATCCTCGGCATTGTTGCAGAAGATGCCGGCGATCTTGCCGGCAGCGCGGGCGCGCTTTGCCACGTCGGCGGCGATGGTTTGCACCTTCTCGCTGCTGGGGGCGAGTTCGCGCCCCTCCGACAGGGTCAGCGACAGGTCGCCCGGGCCGATGAAGACGCCGTCGAGGCCGTCCACCGCCAGCATCTCGTCGAGGGCATCCAGCGCGGCCGGCGTCTCGATCATGGCGAAGGCGACCGTCTCATCGTTGGCGGTGGCGAGATACTCGGCCGGCGTGCGGCCCTGCAGCATGGCCGCGCGGTGCGGGCCCCAGCTGCGCACGCCGACGGGGGGAAACTTGCTCGCCCCGACCAGCGCCAGCGCATCTTCCACCGTGTTGACCATCGGCATGATCACCGCCTCGGCGCCGAGATCGAAGGCGCGGCTCACGGTGGCGAAGTCGTCGACCGGCGGACGCACGACGGCGTGGGCACCGCCGAGGCGCGCGGCCGCAATGCCCTCGCGGATGGAGGCGATATCATGGGCGCCGTGCTGCATGTCGAGCGTCACCGCACCATACCCCGCGCGGCCCAGCAGCTCCGCCATCGCCGGCACGGCCAGCGTCGACCAGGCGGTGATCACGGTCTCGTCGGCGCGAAGGCGGGCGGCAAGGGAGGGAGCGGAAGCGGTCATGGCGGGGGTTTCCGAAATGGCAGGGTGGGAAGGACCCGCAACCGGGCCCGGTGGGCGGCGGCCCGCACCTGGCGCGGCCC belongs to Stappia indica and includes:
- a CDS encoding HpcH/HpaI aldolase family protein, giving the protein MTASAPSLAARLRADETVITAWSTLAVPAMAELLGRAGYGAVTLDMQHGAHDIASIREGIAAARLGGAHAVVRPPVDDFATVSRAFDLGAEAVIMPMVNTVEDALALVGASKFPPVGVRSWGPHRAAMLQGRTPAEYLATANDETVAFAMIETPAALDALDEMLAVDGLDGVFIGPGDLSLTLSEGRELAPSSEKVQTIAADVAKRARAAGKIAGIFCNNAEDAKSARRMGFRFISHGIEMSMLLDAARARLAELD
- a CDS encoding RBBP9/YdeN family alpha/beta hydrolase — encoded protein: MKIAETDILLLPGYGDTPAGHWMHRWCEKMPTARIIAQRNWFQPVLKEWIDALREAVAAAERPVVLVGHSLGSITAVHAAHGHGLDTDKIKAAFLVAPTDLNRAEPKPAFDAAQFRAVPKGPLPFRARVVASRTDPYCAYEVAEQMARDWGAHFQDAGDAGHINLESGHGPWPEGLMSFAYLMKDL
- the purB gene encoding adenylosuccinate lyase; protein product: MIPRYSRPEMVAIWSPETKFRIWFEIEAHACDALAEIGVIPKEAARTIWEKGGAATFDVARIDEIERETKHDVIAFLTHLAEIVGPDARFVHQGMTSSDVLDTCFNVQLTRAADLLLADIDALLAALKRRAFEHKDTVCIGRSHGIHAEPVTFGLKMAEAYAEFDRCRTRLIAARAEVATCAISGAVGTFANIDPRIEEHVAEAMGLAVEPVSTQVIPRDRHAMFFATLGVIASSIERVATEIRHLQRTEVLEAEEYFSPGQKGSSAMPHKRNPVLTENLTGLARMVRAYAMPAMENVALWHERDISHSSVERMIGPDATVTLDFALARLTNVIDKLMVYPERMLANMNRLGGLVHSQRILLALTQAGTSREDAYRLVQRNAMKVWDSYQKDGSADVDFLEELLNDADVRAALSEEEIRSRFDLGYHTKAVGTIFDRVFGKA
- the rpe gene encoding ribulose-phosphate 3-epimerase; protein product: MTRPVVIAPSMLASDFSAFGREVRDVVEAGADWIHLDVMDGHFVPNISFGPDVIKAMRRHTDKVFDTHLMIAPCDAYLEAFAKAGSDIITVHAEAGPHLDRSLQAIRALGKKAGVSLNPATPESVIEYVLDRLDLVLVMSVNPGFGGQSFIPAMVDKVARIKAMIGDRPIDIEVDGGVTAQTAPLVAKAGANVLVAGSAVFKGEGVAGYRANIEAIRKAADAAAA
- a CDS encoding zeta toxin family protein; the protein is MSGDPAPPVLTIFAGPNGSGKTTLRNQFVADGYDLGDYINADDIQASWHTLAPELSSRREREMWAFHEAERQRRACLTGGRDFSFETVFSHESKLDFMRDARTAGYFIRLLFVATDSPRLNVARVAKRVKDGGHDIETDKVVNRYRRTLTLLPQAMELADHSVLFDNSRATMHAVATIKLAEDRLTSFGIQHPLPSWAETALSQYKARQAKP